A window from Zingiber officinale cultivar Zhangliang chromosome 7A, Zo_v1.1, whole genome shotgun sequence encodes these proteins:
- the LOC122002251 gene encoding probable linoleate 9S-lipoxygenase 5, producing the protein MDVEATVVLMKKEVLEREDFNATLVANAQELLSSFQLVSATVGDPNDDNRGVVGEKAYLEDFVRKLQAIASGESTFRVTFKWVGEHGIPGAVIVINEDSSEFYLKSITLEEFPGEGRIHFDCNSWVYPQDKYKYQRVFFVNKTYVAAETPSPLQPYREDELKNLRGEDVTGPLQEWDRVYDYAYYNDLGDPDKNASLARPVLGGSALYPYPRRGKTGRPASEKDPETESTLPAEMDIYVPRDERFGHLKTDDFRVSTIKALIQSFFPVLQAIRDNEFDSFEDVLKMYKGGLQLQVGNNLRIDELRERIPFEMIREMFCAQGEGWSLKFPLPQVIQEDTYAWRTDEEFTREMLAGVNPVIIRRLEEFPPVSKLDENEYGDHKSTITAAQIEHNLEGMTIEEALGRNRLFILDHHDSLMPYLNRINDTANKVYATRTLLFLRDDSTLKPLAIELSLPHPDGEQHGAVSEVYTPADYGVEASIWQLAKAYVTVNDSGVHQLISHWLNTHATMEPFVIATNRHLSVLHPINKLLEPHYRDTMNINATARQVLINAGGIIERTFFPEKYAMEMSAVVYKSWNFVEQGLPADLIKRGIAVRDSKGEIELLIEDYPYAVDGLAIWSAIETWVSDYCSIYYPDDKKVRDDAELQAWWKEVREVGHGDKKHEPWWAKMETVTELTETCTTIIWVASALHAAVNFGQYPYTGYHPNRPTLSRNFMPERGTAEFAELEMDPDKVFLQTITNKLQTITGVSVVEILSTHSSDEVYLGQRDTAEWTADRKALEAFERFGAALRGIEAEIVARNGEGRFKNRNGPVKVPYTLLYSTSGVGLTGKGIPNSVSI; encoded by the exons ATGGACGTAGAGGCCACTGTTGTGCTGATGAAGAAGGAGGTGCTTGAACGCGAGGACTTCAACGCCACGCTTGTCGCCAATGCGCAGGAGCTCCTTAGCTCCTTCCAGCTCGTGAGCGCCACCGTTGGCGACCCAA ATGACGATAACAGAGGAGTCGTTGGAGAGAAGGCCTACTTGGAGGACTTCGTGAGAAAGCTTCAGGCCATCGCCTCCGGCGAGTCCACCTTCCGTGTGACGTTCAAGTGGGTGGGGGAGCACGGCATCCCCGGTGCGGTCATTGTCATCAACGAGGACTCTTCAGAGTTCTACCTGAAGAGCATAACCCTGGAAGAGTTCCCCGGCGAGGGCCGGATTCACTTCGACTGCAACTCGTGGGTTTACCCTCAAGACAAGTACAAGTACCAGCGCGTCTTCTTCGTAAATAAG ACTTACGTTGCGGCGGAGACGCCATCGCCGCTGCAACCGTACAGAGAAGACGAACTCAAGAACTTGAGAGGCGAAGATGTGACCGGCCCACTTCAAGAATGGGATCGAGTTTACGACTACGCTTACTACAACGACCTCGGCGATCCCGACAAAAATGCATCTCTCGCTCGACCTGTCTTGGGCGGCTCCGCCCTCTACCCTTACCCTCGCCGTGGGAAGACCGGCCGACCGGCCTCCGAGAAAGATCCGGAGACAGAGAGTACACTTCCGGCGGAGATGGACATCTACGTGCCCAGGGACGAGCGGTTCGGGCACTTGAAAACGGACGACTTCCGCGTCTCCACCATCAAAGCCTTGATCCAATCTTTTTTCCCCGTCCTCCAGGCCATCCGCGACAACGAGTTCGACTCTTTCGAAGACGTTCTGAAGATGTACAAGGGAGGTTTGCAGTTGCAGGTGGGGAACAATCTGCGCATCGACGAACTAAGGGAACGCATTCCCTTTGAGATGATCAGAGAGATGTTCTGCGCGCAAGGCGAAGGGTGGTCTCTTAAGTTTCCCCTGCCACAAGTCATTCAAG AGGACACGTATGCTTGGAGAACAGACGAAGAATTTACTCGGGAAATGTTGGCCGGAGTGAATCCTGTGATCATTAGACGGCTCGAGGAGTTCCCACCTGTGAGCAAGCTTGACGAGAACGAGTACGGCGACCACAAAAGCACCATTACGGCAGCTCAAATCGAGCACAACCTCGAAGGAATGACGATCGAAGAAGCGCTGGGCCGCAACCGGCTGTTCATCTTGGACCACCATGACTCGTTGATGCCGTATCTGAACAGGATCAACGACACCGCCAACAAGGTCTACGCCACGAGGACTCTGCTGTTCCTGAGAGATGACTCCACGCTGAAGCCGTTGGCGATCGAGCTGAGCCTGCCGCACCCCGACGGAGAGCAACACGGCGCCGTGAGCGAAGTGTACACGCCGGCGGACTACGGCGTCGAAGCATCCATTTGGCAGCTCGCCAAAGCTTATGTCACCGTCAACGACTCCGGCGTCCACCAACTCATCAGCCACTG GTTGAACACACACGCGACGATGGAGCCATTCGTGATCGCCACCAATCGCCACCTGAGCGTGCTCCACCCCATCAACAAGTTGCTCGAGCCCCATTACCGCGACACCATGAACATAAACGCCACCGCCCGGCAGGTACTCATCAACGCCGGCGGCATCATCGAGCGGACGTTCTTCCCGGAGAAGTACGCGATGGAGATGTCGGCGGTGGTTTATAAGAGCTGGAATTTCGTCGAGCAGGGTCTTCCTGCGGATCTCATCAAGAG GGGAATCGCGGTTAGGGATTCAAAGGGCGAGATCGAACTGTTGATCGAGGACTATCCTTACGCCGTGGACGGCCTCGCGATATGGTCTGCGATCGAGACGTGGGTGAGCGACTACTGCTCCATCTACTACCCCGACGACAAAAAGGTGCGTGACGACGCCGAGCTCCAAGCGTGGTGGAAGGAGGTGCGCGAAGTCGGGCACGGCGACAAGAAGCACGAGCCGTGGTGGGCCAAGATGGAGACCGTCACAGAGCTGACGGAGACATGCACCACCATCATCTGGGTGGCCTCCGCCCTCCACGCGGCCGTCAACTTCGGGCAGTACCCCTACACCGGCTACCACCCCAACCGGCCGACCCTCAGCCGGAATTTCATGCCGGAGCGCGGCACGGCGGAGTTTGCAGAGCTGGAGATGGATCCGGACAAGGTGTTCCTGCAGACGATCACCAACAAACTGCAGACCATCACCGGCGTGTCGGTGGTCGAGATCCTGTCGACACACTCGAGCGACGAGGTGTACCTGGGCCAGCGGGACACAGCGGAGTGGACGGCGGATCGGAAGGCGCTGGAGGCATTCGAGAGGTTCGGGGCGGCGCTGAGGGGAATCGAGGCGGAGATTGTGGCGAGAAATGGCGAAGGGAGGTTCAAGAACCGGAATGGGCCGGTCAAGGTTCCATACACGCTGCTGTACTCCACCAGCGGTGTGGGGCTCACCGGGAAGGGCATCCCGAACAGTGTGTCCATTTGA